One genomic segment of Mycolicibacterium chubuense NBB4 includes these proteins:
- a CDS encoding DUF309 domain-containing protein, whose protein sequence is MVRRTRDEAGRPRNARPRDALGRPLPPGSDGVPRIPDDLDLPPSDSLAYAQDLLNRGLAFNAHEVLEAAWKNGPEDERSLWQGLAQLAVGITHVQRGNPTGASALLQRSSHNLREVDSAAAYSVDVGGLIGWAEELIGDLGASVDIPPSRLRPVLTREPGR, encoded by the coding sequence ATGGTCCGACGCACCCGCGACGAAGCCGGCAGGCCCCGCAACGCCCGTCCCAGGGACGCCCTGGGCCGGCCCCTTCCGCCGGGCAGTGACGGGGTGCCGCGCATCCCGGACGATCTCGACCTGCCGCCGTCCGACTCCCTCGCCTACGCCCAGGATCTGCTGAACAGGGGCTTGGCGTTCAATGCCCACGAGGTGCTCGAGGCCGCCTGGAAGAACGGCCCCGAGGACGAGAGATCGCTGTGGCAGGGACTGGCGCAGCTCGCCGTGGGCATCACGCACGTTCAGCGCGGCAACCCCACCGGTGCGTCCGCTCTGCTTCAGCGCAGCTCCCACAATCTGCGTGAAGTCGATTCTGCCGCAGCGTATTCCGTGGACGTCGGCGGTTTGATCGGCTGGGCGGAGGAGCTGATCGGCGACCTCGGCGCATCCGTCGACATTCCACCGTCACGCCTGCGTCCCGTGTTGACACGGGAGCCGGGAAGGTAG
- a CDS encoding glucose-6-phosphate 1-dehydrogenase, with protein MSEQLHDFFGEVFQRYFRPAIDAEPRLHSGPVQRMFTLTDAVQDPLEQSRRGALAWGHTEVGDARFAAELFVITQCGLMYAAELSNERRALYYLATPPTLFDPLVDQVETAELDEDAVVIVDNAFGHDLASARPMDAALRRIVDEHWALRVNLAEPVMR; from the coding sequence ATGAGCGAGCAACTACACGACTTCTTCGGTGAGGTGTTTCAGCGGTACTTCCGGCCCGCGATCGACGCGGAGCCGCGGCTGCACAGCGGACCCGTCCAGAGGATGTTCACGCTGACCGACGCCGTGCAGGACCCGCTCGAGCAGAGCCGGCGCGGTGCGCTGGCATGGGGACACACCGAGGTCGGCGACGCGCGGTTCGCCGCGGAGCTCTTCGTGATCACCCAGTGCGGCCTGATGTATGCCGCCGAGCTGAGCAACGAGCGCCGGGCGCTGTACTACCTCGCCACGCCGCCCACGCTGTTCGACCCGCTCGTCGACCAGGTCGAGACGGCCGAACTCGACGAGGACGCGGTGGTCATCGTGGACAACGCGTTCGGCCACGACCTCGCCTCCGCACGGCCGATGGACGCCGCGCTGCGGCGCATCGTCGACGAGCACTGGGCGTTGCGGGTGAACCTGGCCGAGCCGGTGATGCGCTGA
- a CDS encoding SDR family NAD(P)-dependent oxidoreductase, translating into MQFGNKVAIVTGAASGIGRATAVRMADAGATVAALDRDTEGLAQTVATIGERAHPYEADLGDASAITAVCHAMIGDLGLPHVLVNAAGFDRVEPFMDNDDELWQALVAVNFLGPVRLTRAVLDGVLAAGAPLKIVNIASDAGRVGSLGETVYAGTKGGVIAFTKSLAREMAKYRINVNCVCPGPTDTPLFASLPGKVREGLIRAIPFRRLATPEEVADSVLFFASDYADYVTGQVLSVSGGLTMAG; encoded by the coding sequence ATGCAGTTCGGGAACAAGGTGGCGATCGTCACCGGCGCCGCCTCGGGTATCGGACGCGCGACCGCCGTGCGGATGGCCGATGCCGGCGCCACCGTCGCGGCGCTCGACCGCGACACCGAAGGCCTCGCGCAGACGGTGGCGACGATCGGCGAGCGCGCTCACCCCTACGAAGCCGACCTCGGCGACGCGTCTGCCATCACCGCGGTGTGTCACGCCATGATCGGGGACCTCGGCCTGCCGCACGTCTTGGTCAACGCTGCGGGCTTCGACCGGGTCGAGCCGTTCATGGACAACGACGACGAGCTCTGGCAGGCGCTGGTCGCCGTCAACTTCCTGGGGCCGGTGCGGCTCACGCGAGCGGTGCTGGACGGTGTCCTGGCCGCGGGCGCACCGCTGAAGATCGTCAACATCGCCAGCGACGCGGGCCGCGTCGGCAGCCTGGGGGAGACCGTCTACGCCGGCACCAAGGGCGGGGTGATCGCCTTCACCAAGTCGCTGGCACGCGAGATGGCCAAGTACCGGATCAACGTCAACTGCGTGTGCCCCGGACCCACCGATACCCCGTTGTTCGCCTCGCTGCCCGGCAAGGTCAGGGAAGGCCTCATCCGGGCGATTCCGTTCCGCCGCTTGGCCACACCGGAAGAAGTCGCCGACTCGGTGCTGTTCTTCGCCTCGGACTACGCCGATTACGTCACCGGTCAGGTTCTCAGCGTGAGCGGCGGCCTGACCATGGCGGGATGA
- a CDS encoding enoyl-CoA hydratase/isomerase family protein: protein MGFDDYEQLTLSRRDNGVLLITIDRPEKYNAADEGMHSELARIWVDVAADPQTRVAVITGAGKAFSAGGDLAMVERMAGDYERVSHMLDEMSALVYNIINCDKPIVSAINGVAVGAGTVAALLADVAIAAEDARIGDGHVKLGVAAGDHAAIIWPLLIGMAKARYYLLTGEMVTGAEAERIGLVAKAVAREDVLDEALRVADALATGSQQAIRLTKRTLNNWLRTAGPTFDQSAAYEMLTFLGPDVVEGYTAIREKRPPRFPSALNRD, encoded by the coding sequence ATGGGATTCGACGACTACGAGCAATTGACGTTGTCCCGCCGCGACAACGGGGTCCTGCTGATCACCATCGACCGGCCGGAGAAGTACAACGCCGCCGATGAGGGAATGCACAGCGAACTCGCCCGGATCTGGGTCGACGTCGCGGCGGACCCGCAGACCCGTGTCGCGGTGATCACCGGCGCCGGCAAGGCGTTCTCGGCCGGTGGCGACCTGGCGATGGTCGAGCGCATGGCCGGTGACTACGAACGGGTGTCGCACATGCTCGACGAGATGAGCGCGCTCGTCTACAACATCATCAACTGCGACAAGCCGATCGTGTCGGCGATCAATGGCGTCGCCGTCGGAGCCGGAACGGTCGCCGCCTTGCTCGCCGATGTGGCGATCGCCGCCGAAGACGCCCGGATCGGCGACGGACACGTCAAGCTCGGCGTGGCCGCCGGCGACCATGCCGCGATCATCTGGCCGCTGCTGATCGGCATGGCCAAGGCCCGCTACTACCTGCTCACCGGCGAGATGGTGACCGGCGCCGAAGCCGAGCGCATCGGGCTCGTCGCCAAAGCCGTGGCCCGCGAGGATGTTCTGGATGAAGCTCTTCGTGTCGCCGACGCCTTGGCGACGGGGTCTCAGCAGGCGATCCGGCTCACCAAACGGACCCTGAACAACTGGCTGCGCACCGCAGGACCGACCTTCGACCAGTCGGCGGCCTACGAGATGTTGACGTTCCTCGGCCCCGACGTCGTCGAGGGCTACACCGCCATCCGCGAGAAGCGCCCGCCACGGTTCCCCTCGGCCCTGAACCGGGATTGA
- a CDS encoding sodium:calcium antiporter: MSGWPMWALLVAFVVAAAAIWVAGISLSDQTDVLSTRMHLGSALGGLILLAIATNLPEIAIVASASLSGNLGVAVGNILGGIAIQTVVLVALDAFGVRGRRPLTYRAASLVLVLEAALVVAVLAIVIAGTQLPRSLIALRVTPAALLIVVVWVGGLLLLRRAGRSLPWHESGQPPDGQERPRGHSAKQTEQEATARGVSTAKSATIFGIAAVVTLVAGVVLERSGDAIAGGIGLSGVLFGATILAAATSLPELSTGLASVRHGDYQLAMSDIFGGNAFLPVLFLMATVLSGDAVLPQAQRTDIYLTALAMVLTLGYAAGLLFRPQRRVARMGVDSLAVLVVYAVGVAGLFAVAHAG, from the coding sequence GTGTCCGGTTGGCCGATGTGGGCTCTGCTCGTCGCGTTCGTCGTCGCCGCCGCTGCCATCTGGGTGGCCGGCATCTCGCTGTCCGATCAGACCGACGTGCTGTCCACCCGCATGCATCTCGGGTCGGCGCTGGGCGGGCTGATCCTGCTGGCGATCGCGACCAACCTGCCCGAGATCGCCATCGTGGCCAGCGCCTCGTTGTCCGGCAACCTGGGGGTCGCGGTCGGAAACATCCTGGGCGGCATCGCGATTCAGACAGTGGTGCTGGTGGCTCTGGATGCCTTCGGGGTCCGTGGACGGCGGCCCCTGACCTACCGTGCCGCCTCACTGGTTCTGGTGCTGGAGGCTGCGCTGGTCGTCGCGGTACTCGCGATCGTCATCGCCGGCACCCAGTTGCCGCGGTCGTTGATCGCCCTGCGGGTGACTCCGGCGGCGCTGCTCATCGTGGTGGTCTGGGTGGGCGGCCTGCTGTTGTTGCGCCGGGCGGGGCGGTCGCTGCCCTGGCACGAGTCCGGTCAACCGCCCGACGGCCAAGAGCGCCCGCGCGGCCACAGCGCGAAGCAGACCGAGCAGGAGGCGACCGCACGCGGTGTCAGCACCGCCAAGTCGGCGACGATCTTCGGCATCGCCGCGGTCGTGACGCTGGTCGCCGGTGTCGTGCTCGAGCGCAGCGGCGATGCGATCGCCGGCGGCATCGGTCTGTCGGGAGTGCTGTTCGGCGCGACGATCCTGGCCGCCGCCACCTCGCTGCCCGAGCTGTCGACCGGCCTGGCCTCGGTCCGCCACGGCGACTATCAACTCGCGATGTCCGACATCTTCGGCGGCAACGCGTTCCTGCCGGTGCTCTTCCTGATGGCCACCGTGTTGTCGGGCGACGCCGTTCTGCCGCAGGCCCAACGCACCGACATCTACCTGACGGCGCTGGCGATGGTGCTGACGCTCGGCTACGCGGCCGGTCTGCTGTTCCGCCCGCAGCGCCGCGTCGCCCGGATGGGCGTCGACTCGCTGGCCGTCCTCGTCGTCTACGCGGTCGGGGTCGCCGGGCTGTTCGCGGTCGCCCACGCCGGCTGA
- a CDS encoding glycoside hydrolase family 16 protein has product MNRRKMMMLSGFGALAAMIPLPEAGALPSPAPAAPPAPSAATPNYLFQDEFDGPAGSAPDPAKWRVVPARESIKNPVFWDRPENMGQYRDDREHVFLDGNSNLVIRATRNPDGKYASGKVTGTFWGGINTTWEARIKFDCLTLGCWPAWWLSNDHPVVGGEIDLIEWYGNADWPSGTTVHARSDGTSFATQHHPVDSNWHLWRVTWNDSGMYFWQDYVEGAEPYFTVPAHSLEGWPFNLPDYRVFPVLNLAVAGSGGGDPKGGTYPADMLVDWVRVWSG; this is encoded by the coding sequence CTGAATCGACGGAAGATGATGATGCTGAGTGGATTCGGCGCGCTGGCGGCCATGATCCCCCTTCCGGAGGCCGGGGCCCTCCCGTCGCCTGCTCCCGCCGCCCCGCCCGCACCCAGTGCCGCGACGCCGAACTACCTGTTCCAGGACGAATTCGACGGTCCCGCCGGCTCCGCGCCGGATCCGGCGAAGTGGAGGGTGGTGCCGGCCCGCGAGTCGATCAAGAACCCGGTGTTCTGGGACCGGCCGGAGAACATGGGGCAGTACCGCGACGACCGTGAGCACGTGTTCCTCGACGGCAACTCGAACCTGGTGATCCGCGCGACCAGGAACCCCGACGGCAAGTACGCCAGCGGCAAGGTCACCGGCACCTTCTGGGGTGGCATCAACACCACCTGGGAAGCCCGGATCAAGTTCGACTGCCTGACGCTGGGCTGCTGGCCGGCGTGGTGGCTGTCCAACGATCATCCCGTGGTGGGAGGCGAGATCGACCTCATCGAGTGGTACGGCAACGCGGACTGGCCGTCGGGCACCACCGTCCACGCCCGCTCCGACGGCACCTCGTTCGCGACGCAGCACCATCCCGTCGACAGCAACTGGCACCTGTGGCGTGTCACTTGGAACGACTCGGGGATGTACTTCTGGCAGGACTATGTCGAGGGCGCCGAGCCGTATTTCACCGTGCCGGCCCATTCGCTGGAGGGCTGGCCGTTCAACCTGCCCGACTACCGCGTGTTCCCGGTGCTGAATCTGGCCGTCGCGGGGTCGGGCGGCGGCGATCCCAAGGGCGGCACCTATCCGGCGGACATGCTGGTCGACTGGGTACGAGTCTGGAGCGGCTGA
- a CDS encoding class I SAM-dependent methyltransferase, producing MAANPLHAIWSSVAPAWSEHADFVDERGAEVGAAMLAAADLQPGDEVLELGCGPGGVGITAADVVGADGRVVLSDVSAEMVAIAEARAKQRAAGNVTVCCLDMENIAAPDSSFDKVFSREVLMLVGDPVRAVREALRVLRPGGRAVFAVWGPPADNPWLSALLDAVSAQLGAPVPPPGMPGPFALSGEGALAGILRQAGLSDVLVEEVDDPFHAESFDEWWTIVPSLAGPVAALLNSLPDDQTTAIRAAARQALSRYSDGIRYTIPGSTLVAVGRRPTE from the coding sequence ATGGCCGCGAACCCGCTGCACGCCATCTGGTCCTCGGTGGCGCCGGCCTGGAGCGAGCACGCCGACTTCGTCGACGAGCGTGGCGCGGAGGTCGGTGCGGCCATGCTCGCCGCCGCTGATCTGCAACCCGGCGACGAGGTGCTCGAACTCGGTTGCGGCCCAGGAGGAGTCGGGATCACCGCTGCCGATGTCGTCGGAGCAGACGGCCGGGTGGTGCTGTCCGATGTCTCCGCCGAGATGGTCGCGATCGCAGAGGCCAGGGCCAAGCAGCGCGCTGCAGGCAACGTCACCGTCTGCTGCCTGGACATGGAGAACATCGCCGCGCCGGACTCGTCGTTCGACAAGGTCTTCAGCCGCGAAGTGCTGATGCTCGTCGGGGACCCGGTGCGAGCGGTGCGTGAGGCGCTTCGGGTGCTGCGGCCCGGCGGTCGAGCGGTGTTCGCGGTGTGGGGTCCCCCGGCCGACAATCCCTGGCTCAGTGCCCTGCTCGACGCGGTGAGCGCCCAACTCGGCGCTCCCGTTCCGCCGCCGGGTATGCCGGGGCCGTTCGCGCTGTCCGGTGAGGGTGCGCTGGCGGGCATCCTCAGGCAGGCCGGGTTGTCCGACGTCCTCGTCGAGGAGGTCGACGATCCGTTCCACGCCGAGTCCTTCGACGAGTGGTGGACGATCGTGCCGTCGTTGGCCGGGCCGGTGGCCGCGCTGCTGAACTCACTGCCCGACGACCAGACCACCGCCATCCGGGCCGCCGCCCGGCAGGCGCTGAGTCGGTACAGCGACGGCATCCGCTACACGATTCCCGGGAGCACCCTCGTGGCGGTGGGGCGGAGGCCCACCGAATGA